In Setaria italica strain Yugu1 chromosome I, Setaria_italica_v2.0, whole genome shotgun sequence, the genomic window CGTCTGGTTGTTTATGGTGGGGCGGGAGGGGGCGCGCCGCGGCGCTTGTTGGCCCTTGGGGAGTTCAAGAGGGCAAGATGCCGCGCGACATGGCAGCCCCCGGATGCAGAATTACCGGCGTGCCCACGTCCCGCCTGGTACTTTTGGTGGTAAAACCGGCCCCGTTCGCTTGTGTTTTGCCTGTTTTTTGTACGAGCTCTAGCAAACGATGTTCTGcacgtattctagaaaaaaccACCACGTTCTGCTCTTCTGctcgtgtttttttttcatgcgTTTTCATTCTCTTTCATTACAACGGGGCTGGAATTTTTATGTGGTACTCATACTGCCATATGGTTCACATAGCTACCTTCAAAAGCTGCAGACCCGGTTTAGAACTGATCAACATTGCACAGTAACAATATGTACCGCTGACTATCTTATATGCATTTTTGTTTAACAAAAGAAGGCCTGCAACTAGATTTTCTTTAGAGACCGTACTCATCATATTCAGGTGGAATACACGACCACGAAACCAAGGGGCGAGCAGCTGCCCCGGTTTCAGCCGCCTGCCTGCTTATCGCTGAAGCAGGCAGAAGGAGGCGTCCTTCCATCCCACCCAGACAACCAAGAGCCGGGCAGTTTGGTAAACTCAGCAGCAGGGCAGCCAATGTACGCGGCTAACATGTGGGGGAGGGGCTGACTAGAAAAGGCTCGTGTGCTAGCTACGGTAGCTAGCTAACGAACCAATCAGATCGAGGCCACATACACGAACCTGCGATAACTTAAAGAAGTCAGAGACCACCCGATACACCGGCGAGCAAAGCAAAGCGCCCCATGAGCCGCCTAAAGGGTCGGTGTCGCTCGCCGGCGAGACGCCCGCGCACGGGTGCGGCGACAGAGGCGTGTCCTCGCTTCCCTCTCTCCCTGCTCTGGTGTCTGGTCGGACCGAACGGCTTGGGTGTGAGGTCGGGTCGGTCCGTGATGGCtgctcgccgacgccgagcggCCAGCAACGGCCGGGATGGCACCGTGGCTTGGGGGAGTCCAGCGGCCACACGCCGCGACCGGGCCTCTTGTCCCTTGATGCGCGTGCAAGGGCGACGACGTGCCCGTCCTTGGCGATGTGCCAGTGCGTGCCGGACAGCGCAGCGGGCGCCTCTTGGGCGACGCCAACCTCCCGAGTCCAGCCAGACCCGGGGGCGCGTCTCGGCCACGAGACCGCGAGAAGCAAACACGCTCGTTTTCGTTGGGATCCTACGGTTCCCTACTACCCTATCTGAAGTTTGGAAGCGCCCTGCTGCTTGTGTTCGGGCGAGAAGCTGCCAGCATGCAAtctgctgctggcctgctgcctTATCGTTCACAAGAGACAAGTTTCGGAACTCATCAGACAGCTTCGATTATATGCCACAAAAACTATGCTTGTCTTTCACAACCTTTTTATTGTTTTGGCTAGATTTTACATCCATCTTACATTTTCCGTAACAGAATATTCTGTCAATTTCATCACCAAAGCGATGGAACAAGCATCTTTTATCATGTTCTAGTTCATTTTGAgagccaaagttggccaaaaCTTAGGTTGTCATGTCGGTGGCCTAGATTTCTGACATGGTGTATGCGTTCATTTGACGATTTAAACCAATTTGTGCTCAAACAAAACAACTGCTTCTTTTGTGATCTCATGCCATTCGTACATTAAGCAAACAGAAGCAATAATACAACACACTGCTAAGTGTAACAATAAGCTACGAACTGAATAGAGCGCCAAAATTTCATCTGCAAGTGATCTTTCCTCTTGGAACGGAACACTCCACATGGATTTCAACAAATGCAAAATCGCAGGATGTTAAAGCCATGCGGACAAAATCAATATCACAGAAATATTACACTGAAACAATCATGCGGCCATCTACTTCAGTAATCTTGTCTCCTGCGGAAATGCCTGAGAATGAAACTGTCGGCATACATGGGGTACTTTTGTCGGATGAGACCTTTGACGCACTTCCAGAACGAAAAATCAACTCGCTCACCATCCTTCCTAACTATGAATAAACACCTTGAGTTTTCGAATTCCGGATGCAATCCTACCTGCAAAATGATACTAAACATTAGTTCCCAAACAAGTGAGATGACCAAGAAGGCAACACTAGCCAATACCATTCCATAAAATCAAGCAAAAACTGTCATTTAAATTTCAGAGCTACACTTTATTCAGAGCTAATCAGTCACTAGTATACCATATAAAAGTCAACCAACAAACTCTTCGAATTCCCTCCATAAAAAGATCCCTCCATCTATAATAGAAAAACTCAGGTATTTGTTGCCATCATGTGACTATATTGCCTTAAGTCCTTGACATATCACACATAGTTGACATACGCTGATCGAGAGTGCATGCTCAAAAGTCAAAATTCAACAGCAATAAGGAACATTGAGACGGTTGCGGTTTTTAATTTCTTAACTCTCCATTTATTAAAGATAATATCTAGCCTGATTTACTCTGTTCATGTTTAAGATAACATACCGTGATGTAGTCAATACCGCATCCAATTTTCTTCTCATATTGTGGATGGTACGGAAGCAACCTTTCCAGAATCGCTTTTTCATGTTCAGGACTCAATCGATCACCGCTTTCATACCTGCAACAATTTCTCGAAGTgaattttaataaaataataaaGAACAATACACGATTGTAGCACATACTGCAAGTCACAACAACTAGTTCAAGAAGAAAGTTATAATTCCTGACGTTAAAGAAATAAATATAAATGAAATATAATTCAGCCTAACAAAGGCTACACAAAATGTTTTATCCTAAAGCTTTTCTAGTTAGTGCTGTTATAAGATTGGATCTTGCTGATTGTTGGATGACTGGAACCATATGGCATGCCCACTTAGGCTGGTACTATATAGAACTATCATAAAACAAATCAAGTGCTCACTTTCTGTGGTCCATTAGTCAGGAGGAACCATAATAACAAACAACATATGTTTCAAGTAGCAATGTAAATTTCTTGCTTTAGATATAATGATCATAATATACTATATTCCACATGGCAAGGCCATGATAAATTAATTGCATAGTAGAATGGACCAAATTTAACAGAACAGTTTCATGTTCTACACAATGCATTGAGGCTCATTTTTTATGAGAAACTTTGATAGAGTGAAATTAACTGATTTTTGCGAAGTTGCATTTTGTGCAGGATGAAAAAGAAACTAGAAAGCACCCATATGGCACAACACAAGTGGCATGGTCTCTTAGCAATCATCATGACCTAATCAGTTGGCTAAATCATTCCATTAGATGCAGCAAGTGGCTTGATATAATGTAATTGAGTGTTTGTGGAGATGATTTATAGCTGTTACCTGTTAGTAACTAGGAAGATCTCATGGTTTTCAGATAAATGGCAAGGATGGAGAAGAGGAAATGGTGGACCAAAATTAATGTGTATTTTATAGTTCCGATGCTTCCATGACAATTTGTGTTTCAGAAATTGTCAGCACATAGCCAGTCACTACAGCCAATTGCCCAAATAACAAAAGAAGGTAATCAAGTAAGACCAGGTGATAAGAAATAGGATGTGCTAAGCGTAGAGATTGTGCGCTTATGAAGAATGGGAGATTAAGAGCCTATTTGGGACTGCtccactcaaaaaaaaaatagctccgctccaccaactccaccttgTTACAGCTCCACCTCACCAGctccagaaaaatatggagttgCTCAACATGTTTGGCTAACAGCATGACTCCAGCTCTAGAAATTGTAGCATTTGATGGGAATAGTCTCTCTTGCCCCTTGTTGTTGTATGttcattattttctttgtttaggcttttttttattttttcccacgTTGCTACAGTTATATATGTAATGTTTTTTTCACCGCTTTTAGTGGAGCTTACACCTATACAAAATAAACTAgttttcaaaaatatgtatgTGACAAGCTACTCACCGACAATGAAACAAGATATTGTGTAttagtacttttttttttgactctCTACACTTATCTTGAAATTTTAGTAAGTAATGGATCCTTGGCATTTCGTGGAATAATCCTGACGGGTACCTCCATTGGCTTGAACCGGCCTGACGCAGCGCTGCCATCTTTGGGCGTCTGCAGAGTTGCTCTTCCTAGCGCATCTCACCTTCTACGCCACTGCTCAAACGTGGAGCTCCTGCACGTAATCACCGCGCTAGGGGTGGCCGCATTGGGTGCCAAACCATGGGGGAGCCAAGGAGTAAGCGTAGTGGCTCGCGGAGGTGTGGTAGCATGCGCTGGATGACAGTATCAAGGGGAATCCACTCTATCTCGGTTTGCACAGCTGGCGGAGGCACAAGTCGGCGAGGGCAACTGGGCaagggcggcagcggcaggatGAGATGCGGCACGAGGGAGGCgagagagaggggaagggaCGACACAGTCGTTCTATTTTTTACTCACAAACCGGTAAGTTGAATTGTGTAAAAAGTGGcatggtgggtaattatcctACAACTCCTTGTGGATGTTTGAAACGTGATTTTctggagcaccccttgaggagCACCAAAAAATCTTTGGAGTTGGCCCCTAGGTCCATGTTTTTTTTCTGGAGCTAGTTTTTGGAGTTGGAGGTGTATGGCTTGAAGATTTGGGAGTGGAGCTGAAAAATgtggagcggagcagtcccaaacaggcaCTAAAACTACTACTCCcaccattccaaattgtaggtcgttttgacttttctaggttcatagatattatacactatatctagatgcataataatatctatgaacctgaaaaagctaaaacgacctacaatacaattaggaacggagggagtagttgccTTCATCAATAGGAAATAGTTGTTCCTTCAGCACTAAGTCCAATTGGTCCAGTTGTGCCTTCATTAATAGGTGATAATCATTTGCATTGCAGTGCCACGCACGATGGCCGTACGCCATCAATTCGATGAATTGCTTTTGGCTCCGGGAGTACGTGGCGTAAAAATAATCACTATACAGAATTTAGGCTGAATGTAAAGCTTCGTGATGAATTATCGGTGCAAGTCGTCAAAGCAGAGGGTGAGGAGAGGAAAAGTTGCGTACTTGCCGGAGTGGAGGATCATCCGGACGAATCCAACGAGCGGCACGGTGTCCTCGAGGATAAGGTCCTCCCAGTCGACCCACTCCCTCTCCGGCGCCTTCCTCCTGCCCTGAATTCCTTCCTCCTCGggcgcctcctcgtcctccaccaggccatcCAACGAAGAGCCCGCgtcgctctccctctccctctcctcctcctccgccgacgtcgtcgtcgccacATCTGGCCGCCGCAGGATGGCCGCCGGgtcggccggcgccgcgccttGCTCGCGAgccctcaccgccgccaccgcgcggccgtgcccgcgcccgcgcccccggCCCAGGAGGACCAGCACGCAGGAGGTCGAGGCGAGGTGAGCGCAGTGGAGGATACGGGGGCGGGCCACGGCCGGCGCGGCCATGGCGTGCGCGCGCGGCGAGGGGAAGTGCATGTGGGCCGAGGGCGGCTGCGGTTCCGTGGGGGGCGGGTCCTGGCGTCACGGCATGGTACGGGCGCCGCGCGCCGTGTCACGGGCCCCGGCCTCccgcggcggggcgggcggcggaggtggagggggaaGGGGGTCGCGTGGCGGTGGCTCGTGGGGGGGTTTTGGGTTGCGCGGCGGGTGGGTGTGGCGCAAGCAGTGGCTGGGAAGTTAGCCGCGGTGCTGCATGGAGGAGTGGATAGGTCTGTGGCTCTGCTCGGTTGCCCCTTGCCCGGGACGGGGACGGGAACGGGAGTGAGCGGTGGCGAGGTCGCAGCGGCGAATGGAGAAGAGAAGGCGGTGAATTTCGCGAGAGATGTGCAGTACATTTCGGCCCAAAGACATCGTGCGAAAAACCAGCCTGTACACCCTTTTTGGGCCAAACTAATCTTTTTGGGCACAGGCATTTGTCAATCGACCGGGAAAAAGGCCCAGGCAGGATTACGACTTTCATCGGCCGGACGCGCGTGTCCGTCTAAAAAAACTGCTGCTCCGGCAGACAGGCACAGCCTCGCATCTCATTAGCTGTGTCCGTCTAATCATGAAAGTTGGGCCCTCGATGACGCGTAGGTCTGGAGCCTTCATCGACGGTTCGACACAGACCGACAGACGCAGGGTACTGTACCACAACCTGAACTCGAAACCAATCCCATGAGAATCTCTCTGTTCACCCTGTGCGTGCAATGATCAGCCCAGGGATTAACACACCCTACCAGTACTGACAAAACGAAGCATCACGGTACGAGACGATGGTTGGATCATGGATCGGTCGGCGTCGGCCGACCGACAGTCATCGCCACTTGAGACCATAAACCCTTTAAGCAATCAGGCACTAATGCGCAGCATTGTGGCCAATTGGCCATAACAGGAGAGCACTCTGGAACGGACGGGCCTCcagcgcggccgcgcgggccaTCCTTCCTGCCTGCCCCGTGCGCGGCGGGCAGCGTGCGACCCGTACCGTGGCCGGGTTTTCCGGCGTCCGCGCCGCCCCAAcggccagcagcagccagctgATCCGGGATGAACACCAacccggcggccgccggcaaCCACCGGGTCGTGCTGTGCTGTGGGTCCGACCAGTTTAAATCCATGGAAAGGTGATCGATCGACCGCCTACGTTCTACGGCAGATCGATGCTGTCTCCACAGTAACCTTCAGATTTTCAGATGATGTGCCGGccgtcaccgtcgccgtcgcgttCACGTCGGTGACGACGATACACGTAGCAAAATTCGCATTCCCATCCCATCACCGGACCAAAGCTTCTGCGAATTGTGATGTCTGCATGCGAAATCTCTCGACGGGGAGAGCCCGATAAAAAGAACGAGCCGCCCATGaatctttctcttctcctcgcGTTGCGGC contains:
- the LOC101777622 gene encoding protein DCL, chloroplastic — its product is MHFPSPRAHAMAAPAVARPRILHCAHLASTSCVLVLLGRGRGRGHGRAVAAVRAREQGAAPADPAAILRRPDVATTTSAEEEERERESDAGSSLDGLVEDEEAPEEEGIQGRRKAPEREWVDWEDLILEDTVPLVGFVRMILHSGKYESGDRLSPEHEKAILERLLPYHPQYEKKIGCGIDYITVGLHPEFENSRCLFIVRKDGERVDFSFWKCVKGLIRQKYPMYADSFILRHFRRRQDY